A portion of the Hymenobacter gelipurpurascens genome contains these proteins:
- a CDS encoding tetratricopeptide repeat protein has product MTSSSPDIRPYLEELERFADGQMSVAEQEAFEHRLEQEPVLSQAFQAYEQLTADLRWVAGHETLRLRLQSLDRRLDQRSEALARIRRKQRKTQIRWGLVAGIAAAVLLALWLVLRPASSSLEASWTQYYVPDAGLPSAAIREDRQPLLAEAMSQYQAGRYPNALHALRRIPTSTLGQDTLLYYTGIFLLSQGQEEAEKTQEAQTYLRRVAQQPGSALAAKARYHLGMAYWRNQQPEQAQTTLQAVADDASNPYQQAARRMLKAEVISR; this is encoded by the coding sequence ATGACGTCATCGTCTCCCGACATACGCCCTTATCTCGAAGAGCTAGAGCGCTTTGCCGATGGGCAGATGTCCGTGGCCGAACAGGAAGCATTTGAACACCGCCTGGAGCAGGAACCAGTACTGAGCCAGGCATTTCAGGCCTACGAGCAGCTCACGGCCGATTTGCGCTGGGTAGCCGGCCACGAAACCCTGCGGCTGCGCCTCCAATCTCTGGACCGCCGCCTCGACCAGCGAAGCGAAGCTTTGGCGCGCATCCGGCGCAAGCAGCGCAAAACGCAAATACGCTGGGGCCTAGTAGCAGGTATTGCCGCCGCTGTTTTGCTGGCCCTCTGGCTGGTACTCCGCCCCGCTAGCTCCTCGTTGGAAGCCTCCTGGACGCAATATTACGTGCCCGATGCAGGGTTGCCTAGTGCGGCTATTCGGGAAGACAGGCAGCCGTTGCTGGCGGAGGCTATGAGCCAGTACCAGGCCGGGCGCTACCCCAATGCCCTGCACGCCCTTCGGCGCATACCTACCAGCACGCTAGGCCAGGATACCCTGCTGTACTACACGGGCATTTTTCTGCTGAGCCAAGGCCAGGAAGAAGCGGAGAAAACCCAGGAAGCCCAAACCTATCTGAGGCGGGTGGCGCAGCAACCAGGCTCGGCACTAGCCGCCAAAGCCCGCTACCACCTGGGCATGGCCTACTGGCGCAACCAGCAGCCCGAACAGGCCCAGACAACCCTGCAGGCCGTAGCCGACGACGCCAGCAACCCTTACCAGCAGGCCGCCCGCCGGATGCTGAAGGCCGAAGTTATTTCCCGCTAG
- the lnt gene encoding apolipoprotein N-acyltransferase encodes MLTKPTSPVAPAAAATLPVSGLAYWLPSLLAMLSAFLLWLGWPVHPAPLALVLLVAWVPYLRAEQLLTQRGASGWKVWRYTYLTLVLWNLFTTYWVSYSTLGGGIAAVVCNALMLSAPVMAFYHTKKRLGHLIGYLSLPIYWIAFEQLHLHWFLTWPWLTLGNGFAQANQLVQWYEYTGFLGGSVWIWATNLLVFGAWFGFTRSARPLADGSSPAATGLRLKWYWPALAILLPIGLSYLIGSQYQEKGPTAEVLVIQPNVDPFEEKFEGGSRFIPHTEQITRLLTLTEQNLTPQTKVVFWPETSLDEVYPEEVFSFNPNAQRLQLWLAQHPGIELITGLTSAVRYDSKETASPTARFREGTGYYDLFNAAVHLRGAAAPPEFYHKSRLVPGVEGVPPWLSAFVIDLGGAAGGLGSQPDRTVYKTADPNLRIGPIICYESVYGDFVRDYVKNGATLLGIITNDGWWSDTPGHEQHLQYATLRAIETRRDIARSANTGISGFINQKGEITQRTGWWVQAASRATVHLNTEETFYVRYGELIGPTMQVLAFLLIVLTGVLSQLNKKRLTA; translated from the coding sequence GTGCTGACTAAACCAACTTCTCCCGTAGCCCCAGCGGCCGCGGCGACCTTACCTGTTTCCGGACTGGCCTACTGGCTCCCCAGCCTGCTGGCTATGCTGAGCGCTTTCCTGCTGTGGCTGGGCTGGCCCGTGCACCCGGCGCCGTTGGCGCTGGTGCTGCTGGTGGCCTGGGTGCCGTACCTACGCGCGGAGCAGCTACTAACCCAACGCGGAGCCAGCGGCTGGAAGGTGTGGCGCTACACCTACCTCACGCTGGTACTCTGGAACCTGTTCACTACGTACTGGGTGAGCTACAGCACGTTAGGCGGTGGCATTGCGGCCGTAGTCTGCAATGCGCTCATGCTGAGCGCGCCCGTTATGGCGTTTTATCACACCAAGAAGCGCCTAGGCCACCTCATCGGCTACCTCTCGCTGCCCATCTACTGGATTGCCTTCGAGCAGCTGCACCTGCACTGGTTCCTGACCTGGCCCTGGCTGACACTCGGCAACGGCTTCGCGCAGGCCAACCAACTGGTGCAGTGGTATGAATACACCGGCTTCCTGGGCGGCTCCGTCTGGATTTGGGCGACGAACCTGCTGGTATTTGGGGCGTGGTTTGGCTTTACTCGGTCTGCTAGGCCACTTGCTGATGGAAGCAGCCCGGCCGCTACTGGCCTACGCCTGAAATGGTACTGGCCCGCACTGGCAATTCTGCTGCCGATTGGCCTCTCCTACCTTATCGGGAGCCAATACCAGGAGAAAGGCCCCACGGCTGAAGTGCTGGTGATTCAGCCGAATGTCGATCCGTTTGAGGAGAAGTTTGAAGGCGGCTCCCGCTTCATCCCGCACACGGAGCAGATTACGCGCCTGCTCACGCTCACCGAACAGAACCTGACGCCCCAAACCAAAGTGGTGTTCTGGCCCGAAACCTCTCTGGATGAAGTGTACCCTGAGGAAGTATTCAGCTTCAACCCCAACGCCCAGCGCCTCCAGCTGTGGCTGGCCCAGCATCCTGGCATAGAGCTAATTACGGGCCTCACCTCCGCTGTACGCTACGACTCTAAAGAAACCGCCAGCCCCACGGCGCGCTTCCGCGAAGGCACCGGCTATTATGATCTATTCAATGCTGCTGTGCACCTGCGCGGGGCGGCAGCTCCACCCGAGTTCTACCATAAGTCGCGGTTGGTGCCGGGCGTGGAGGGCGTGCCGCCATGGCTCTCGGCCTTCGTGATTGATTTGGGCGGCGCGGCCGGTGGCCTAGGCTCGCAGCCTGACCGCACGGTGTACAAAACCGCCGACCCGAACTTGCGCATCGGCCCGATTATCTGCTACGAATCGGTGTACGGCGACTTTGTGCGCGACTACGTGAAGAACGGCGCCACGCTGCTGGGCATCATCACCAACGACGGCTGGTGGTCCGACACGCCGGGCCACGAGCAGCATTTGCAGTACGCCACGCTGCGCGCCATTGAAACCCGCCGCGACATTGCCCGTTCAGCCAACACCGGCATTTCGGGCTTCATCAACCAGAAAGGCGAAATCACGCAGCGCACTGGCTGGTGGGTGCAGGCGGCCAGTCGCGCTACCGTGCACCTGAACACCGAAGAGACGTTCTACGTCCGCTATGGCGAGCTGATTGGGCCTACCATGCAGGTGCTGGCCTTCCTGCTAATTGTGCTGACGGGCGTGCTCAGCCAGCTAAACAAAAAACGTTTGACCGCTTAA
- the tatC gene encoding twin-arginine translocase subunit TatC, producing MNTEQPVRGDQHEMSFIDHLEALRWHIIRAAIAVVVFATGAFFSKEFLFHDLILGPSRPDFWTYKMFCRFGAWIGAPDLCIDKVGFVIQNREMSGQLTMHISTSFIVGLVLGFPYLFWELWRFIKPGLYPHERQNSQGAVFFVSVLFALGLLFGYYIAAPMSINFLAGYVVDPTIENQIDMQSYLSTLTTMSLSCAFVFELPMIVFFLAKAGLITPEIMRVYRKHAIVVILVVAAIITPPDVSAQIIVTIPIILLYELSINIARVVGRKRTASLNAQLVENQGVA from the coding sequence TTGAATACCGAACAACCTGTGCGGGGCGACCAGCACGAAATGTCTTTCATAGACCACCTGGAAGCGCTGCGGTGGCACATCATCCGAGCGGCTATTGCCGTGGTGGTGTTTGCTACCGGTGCCTTTTTCTCCAAGGAGTTCCTGTTTCACGACCTGATTCTGGGCCCTTCTCGCCCCGATTTCTGGACTTATAAAATGTTCTGCCGGTTCGGGGCCTGGATCGGAGCACCCGATCTGTGCATTGATAAAGTAGGCTTCGTGATTCAGAACCGCGAGATGAGCGGGCAGCTGACCATGCACATTAGCACGAGCTTCATTGTAGGCCTGGTGCTGGGCTTCCCATATCTGTTCTGGGAACTGTGGCGCTTCATCAAGCCGGGCCTGTACCCGCATGAGCGCCAGAATTCACAGGGTGCGGTGTTTTTCGTGTCGGTGTTGTTTGCGCTAGGCCTGTTGTTTGGCTACTACATTGCCGCGCCCATGAGTATCAACTTCCTGGCCGGCTACGTGGTTGACCCCACCATTGAGAACCAGATCGACATGCAGAGCTACCTCAGTACGCTCACAACCATGTCGTTATCCTGTGCATTCGTCTTTGAGTTACCCATGATTGTGTTCTTCCTGGCAAAGGCCGGTCTGATTACGCCCGAAATCATGCGTGTCTATCGCAAGCACGCTATTGTGGTGATTCTGGTGGTGGCGGCCATCATCACCCCGCCCGATGTGTCGGCTCAGATCATTGTTACCATTCCTATTATTCTGCTCTACGAGCTGAGCATCAATATTGCCCGCGTGGTAGGCCGCAAACGAACCGCTTCGCTCAACGCTCAACTGGTCGAAAACCAAGGTGTTGCTTGA
- a CDS encoding metallophosphoesterase family protein: MARYVTTDIHGCLQSFQQLVEHKLIFGPEDELYVLGDYVNKGPDSRGVLDYLMQLPRRGGRVVCLRGNHDQELLDAARGLHHLAWASADRELTLRGFGVGQVEDIPARYLQWLDDLPYQYELPDFVLVHAGFDFRLPPAEMRRDWPTMLNIKEFVFDASRLGGKRLVHGHVPTPTEEVQRRADNHAQAIGLDTGCVYRHNPELSHLAALNLDTFKLMLQPNIEAEYPIARR; encoded by the coding sequence ATGGCCCGCTACGTCACCACCGATATTCACGGCTGTCTGCAGTCTTTCCAGCAGTTAGTTGAGCACAAGCTCATTTTCGGGCCTGAGGATGAGCTGTATGTGCTGGGCGACTACGTCAACAAAGGCCCCGATAGCCGCGGCGTGCTGGATTACCTCATGCAACTACCCCGGCGGGGTGGTCGGGTGGTATGCCTGCGCGGCAACCACGACCAGGAACTGCTGGATGCCGCCCGGGGCCTGCACCATTTGGCCTGGGCTTCCGCTGACCGAGAGCTGACGTTGCGGGGCTTTGGCGTAGGCCAGGTCGAGGACATTCCGGCCCGCTATCTGCAGTGGCTCGATGACTTGCCGTATCAGTATGAGCTACCCGATTTCGTGCTGGTGCACGCGGGGTTCGACTTCCGCCTGCCGCCCGCTGAGATGCGCCGCGACTGGCCTACAATGCTCAACATCAAGGAATTTGTGTTTGATGCTTCCCGGCTCGGTGGCAAGCGTCTGGTACACGGACACGTGCCGACTCCCACTGAAGAAGTGCAGCGCCGCGCAGACAATCATGCCCAAGCCATTGGCTTGGATACTGGCTGTGTGTACCGGCACAACCCGGAACTGAGCCATTTAGCGGCCCTGAACCTCGATACCTTTAAGTTGATGCTGCAGCCTAATATAGAAGCCGAGTACCCAATTGCGCGCCGCTAG
- a CDS encoding 3-oxoacyl-ACP synthase III family protein, producing the protein MNNTSRIYSVITGSGSYIPSSIVSNQDFSDTAFYDSTGKKLEKPSQEIVEKFEQITDIAARRYVNDDQVTSDIAFLAAEEALRSSGTDKETLDYIIVAHNFGDVPAKNKRTDMVPSLAARVKHKLGIENPFTVAYDLPFGCPGWLQAVIQADYFLRSGDAKRILVIGAEVLSRVSDPHDRDSMLYADGAGAILLEGVESTEPVGIIAHTTRSDTERAAHLLRMGPSYNADYVGDDLFLKMDGRKLYEYALKTVPQAIQSCLKKAHVSLESIHKILIHQANGKMDEAILKRLYSLYEIQDVPADVMPMTISWLGNSSVATLPTLLDLMLNDKMDRHEINDGDTLVFASVGAGMNINAVVYKVPEKVA; encoded by the coding sequence ATGAATAACACCTCCAGGATTTATTCCGTCATCACTGGCTCAGGAAGCTATATTCCTTCTAGCATCGTCAGCAACCAGGATTTCAGCGACACTGCGTTTTATGATTCTACGGGCAAGAAGCTGGAGAAACCCAGCCAGGAGATAGTAGAGAAGTTTGAGCAAATCACGGATATCGCGGCGCGGCGCTATGTCAACGACGACCAGGTAACCTCCGATATAGCCTTTCTGGCCGCCGAAGAAGCGTTGCGCTCCTCCGGAACGGATAAAGAAACGCTGGACTATATTATTGTAGCCCACAACTTTGGCGATGTGCCGGCAAAGAACAAGCGCACGGATATGGTGCCTAGTCTGGCGGCTCGTGTCAAGCACAAGCTCGGCATCGAAAACCCGTTCACGGTGGCCTACGACTTGCCGTTTGGCTGCCCCGGCTGGCTGCAGGCCGTCATTCAGGCCGATTACTTCCTACGCTCCGGTGATGCCAAACGCATCCTCGTAATTGGGGCCGAAGTGCTGTCGCGCGTTTCTGACCCCCACGACCGGGACAGCATGCTCTACGCCGATGGGGCCGGAGCTATCCTGCTGGAAGGCGTAGAAAGCACGGAGCCCGTAGGCATCATTGCCCACACCACCCGCTCCGATACCGAGCGCGCCGCTCACCTGCTGCGGATGGGCCCCTCGTATAACGCCGACTACGTAGGCGACGACCTGTTCCTGAAGATGGACGGCCGCAAGCTCTATGAGTACGCCCTCAAAACGGTGCCCCAGGCTATTCAGTCCTGCCTCAAGAAAGCCCACGTTTCTCTCGAGAGCATTCATAAGATCCTGATTCATCAGGCCAATGGCAAGATGGATGAGGCCATCCTCAAGCGCCTCTACAGCCTCTACGAGATACAGGATGTGCCCGCCGATGTGATGCCCATGACGATTTCGTGGCTCGGTAACTCTTCGGTAGCCACCTTGCCCACGTTGCTCGACCTGATGCTGAACGATAAAATGGATCGGCACGAAATCAACGATGGCGACACGCTGGTGTTTGCCTCGGTAGGTGCCGGCATGAACATCAACGCCGTAGTTTATAAAGTACCGGAGAAGGTGGCCTAG
- the rsmI gene encoding 16S rRNA (cytidine(1402)-2'-O)-methyltransferase codes for MSDTSAVPTVLYLVPTPIGNLEDITLRAIRVLGEVDTVLAEDTRTSGRLLQHLGLKKPMLSYHLHNEHQTVQRLLERLQKGETMALVSDAGTPGISDPGFLLVRECLAKGLKVECLPGATAFVPALLKSGFGAERFTFEGFLPVKKGRQTRLKELTQETRTMIFYESPHRIVKTLEQLAEVLGPARLASVSRELTKLFEETVNGTLPELAANFAGRAAIKGEIVLVVQGREKEERVKEDRYANHDDRSAD; via the coding sequence ATGTCTGATACTTCTGCCGTCCCGACCGTTCTGTACCTGGTGCCCACGCCCATTGGCAATCTGGAGGATATTACGCTGCGCGCCATTCGGGTGCTGGGCGAAGTAGATACCGTGTTGGCCGAAGACACCCGCACCAGTGGCCGCTTGCTGCAGCACCTCGGCCTGAAAAAGCCCATGCTCAGCTACCACCTCCACAACGAGCACCAGACCGTGCAGCGCCTGCTGGAGCGCCTGCAAAAGGGCGAAACCATGGCGCTGGTATCGGATGCGGGCACGCCCGGAATTTCGGACCCCGGTTTTTTGTTGGTGCGTGAGTGCCTGGCGAAGGGCCTGAAGGTAGAGTGTCTGCCAGGTGCCACAGCCTTCGTGCCGGCCTTGCTGAAATCGGGGTTTGGGGCCGAGCGGTTTACGTTTGAGGGGTTTCTGCCAGTCAAGAAAGGCCGCCAGACGCGCTTGAAGGAACTGACCCAGGAAACTCGCACTATGATTTTCTACGAGTCGCCGCACCGGATAGTGAAGACCCTGGAGCAGCTAGCCGAAGTGCTGGGCCCGGCCCGCCTGGCCTCCGTAAGCCGGGAGCTGACCAAGCTGTTTGAAGAAACCGTGAACGGCACGCTGCCCGAGCTGGCCGCCAACTTTGCGGGCCGCGCCGCCATTAAAGGTGAGATTGTGCTGGTGGTGCAGGGCCGCGAGAAAGAAGAGCGAGTTAAAGAAGACCGTTACGCCAACCACGACGACCGTAGTGCTGACTAA
- a CDS encoding 4a-hydroxytetrahydrobiopterin dehydratase has protein sequence MWTEHDNALTRSFRFKDFQAAFSFMTDVAEEAEYQEHHPWWSNEYNVVNFRLRTHSAGYKVTDKDHKLATAIDKLALAYDGQPQDA, from the coding sequence ATGTGGACAGAACACGACAACGCGCTTACCCGCTCCTTCCGCTTCAAGGATTTTCAGGCGGCCTTCAGTTTCATGACCGATGTGGCCGAGGAGGCCGAGTACCAGGAACACCACCCGTGGTGGAGCAACGAGTACAACGTGGTGAACTTCCGGCTGCGCACCCACAGCGCGGGCTACAAGGTCACGGACAAAGACCATAAGCTCGCTACCGCCATCGATAAGCTGGCCCTGGCCTACGACGGTCAGCCCCAGGACGCATAA
- a CDS encoding GAF domain-containing protein, whose translation MIDHCLAILLLVKGNISDFLGQCAAAPTVLLATFAVPALYLIAALPVAMPLPDSLLPLNEMQRLEALRPYQVRGTAPFFEEFIRVTAKLFGVPIAVISLVEADAVWFKAQTGLAGTGQVPRADSLCSVAILQEETTVYEDWQQNLCALVNTDAMHQLELQFYAGHPLRTSAGEAIGALAIIDRQPRPFSEEEKAVLVSLAAVAMRLLELQVVLEDATLPIPALWPDIYIAIADSLTRLDTLTALAEWEESPHTDSALAYRRSRYEEMASVAAGMYGHIGNAIARFVDQKGQSAL comes from the coding sequence ATGATAGACCATTGCCTGGCTATACTGCTGCTGGTTAAAGGCAATATTTCTGACTTTCTAGGCCAGTGCGCGGCGGCCCCCACTGTTTTACTGGCTACCTTTGCCGTACCAGCGCTCTACCTAATAGCGGCGTTGCCAGTTGCTATGCCTCTCCCAGATTCTTTGCTGCCCCTCAATGAAATGCAGCGCCTGGAGGCATTGCGTCCGTATCAGGTACGCGGCACGGCGCCCTTTTTTGAGGAGTTTATTCGCGTGACGGCCAAGCTGTTCGGCGTTCCTATTGCCGTTATCTCCTTAGTAGAAGCCGATGCAGTATGGTTCAAAGCCCAAACCGGCCTAGCCGGCACCGGGCAGGTTCCTCGGGCAGATAGCCTGTGCTCCGTGGCCATCCTGCAGGAAGAAACAACGGTGTACGAAGACTGGCAGCAAAACCTGTGTGCCCTAGTCAATACCGACGCCATGCACCAGCTGGAACTACAATTCTATGCCGGGCACCCTTTGCGCACAAGCGCGGGAGAGGCCATCGGGGCCCTGGCCATCATCGACCGGCAGCCGCGTCCGTTCTCGGAGGAAGAGAAGGCCGTGCTCGTCAGCCTGGCTGCCGTAGCCATGCGCCTGTTGGAGCTGCAGGTGGTGCTGGAAGATGCTACGCTACCTATCCCGGCCCTGTGGCCCGATATCTACATTGCCATTGCCGACTCTCTAACCCGCCTCGATACCCTCACGGCCCTGGCGGAGTGGGAGGAAAGTCCGCACACAGATTCTGCCCTGGCCTACCGCCGTTCTCGCTACGAGGAAATGGCTAGCGTGGCGGCCGGCATGTATGGGCACATCGGCAACGCCATTGCCCGCTTCGTGGATCAGAAAGGGCAAAGCGCGCTGTAG
- a CDS encoding multidrug effflux MFS transporter, giving the protein MSKQRYFFLILILGTLSALGPFSIDMYLPGFPAIAQDLHTDVAQVSLSLSSFFVGVSAGQLLYGPLLDRFGRKKPLYIGLLLYVLASVGCFAAHSIDSLIALRFVQALGSCAATVASVAMVRDLFPVKDSAKVFALLSLVISVSPMLAPTVGGYMVAAFGWQSVFLVLFGMGFLMLLAAFFWLPESYPADPTYSLHPKPILTNFWTVLKNPQFFTYAFTGAMTFGGLLAYVSGSPLVFMDIFGVSGQHYGWIFALLSVGFIGSSQVNSWVLRYYRSEQIVLVAMVCQSVIGLVFLLGTTLGWFGVEATVGMLFLFLCCLGFANPNAAALSIAPFAKNAGSAAALMGATQMAVGALASLGVSLFNTHTAVPMVTIMAASALLALLIQVVGRRIMGQPVAVAEDAAVLVH; this is encoded by the coding sequence ATGAGCAAGCAACGTTACTTTTTCCTGATTCTGATCCTGGGCACCCTGTCGGCGCTCGGGCCGTTTTCTATTGACATGTACCTGCCGGGCTTCCCGGCCATTGCCCAGGATCTGCACACCGATGTAGCGCAGGTTTCGCTTTCCCTCTCCAGCTTCTTTGTGGGCGTTTCGGCTGGGCAATTGCTCTATGGGCCGCTACTGGATCGTTTCGGGCGCAAAAAACCGCTTTATATAGGGCTGCTGCTCTACGTGCTGGCTTCGGTGGGCTGTTTCGCGGCCCATTCTATCGATTCTCTCATTGCCCTGCGCTTCGTGCAGGCGCTGGGCAGCTGCGCGGCCACCGTAGCCTCGGTGGCCATGGTCCGCGACCTGTTTCCGGTGAAAGACAGCGCTAAAGTGTTTGCCCTCCTCTCCCTGGTTATCAGCGTTTCGCCGATGCTGGCGCCCACCGTGGGCGGCTACATGGTGGCGGCTTTCGGCTGGCAGTCGGTGTTTCTGGTGTTGTTCGGGATGGGTTTCCTGATGCTGCTGGCCGCGTTCTTCTGGCTGCCCGAAAGCTACCCCGCCGACCCCACCTACTCCCTGCACCCCAAGCCCATCCTCACCAATTTCTGGACGGTGCTCAAGAATCCGCAGTTTTTCACCTACGCCTTCACCGGCGCCATGACGTTTGGTGGCCTACTGGCCTACGTATCCGGCTCGCCCCTTGTGTTCATGGATATTTTCGGGGTGAGCGGCCAGCACTACGGCTGGATTTTCGCCCTGCTCTCCGTGGGTTTCATCGGCTCCAGCCAGGTAAATAGCTGGGTGCTGCGCTACTACCGCAGCGAGCAGATTGTGCTGGTGGCCATGGTATGCCAGTCGGTTATTGGGTTGGTGTTTTTGCTGGGTACCACGCTCGGGTGGTTTGGCGTGGAGGCTACCGTCGGGATGCTCTTTCTGTTTCTGTGCTGCCTGGGCTTTGCCAATCCTAATGCGGCGGCCCTCTCCATTGCGCCATTTGCCAAGAACGCCGGTAGTGCGGCTGCGCTCATGGGAGCTACCCAAATGGCGGTTGGTGCCCTGGCTTCGTTGGGCGTGAGCCTGTTCAATACCCACACTGCTGTGCCCATGGTGACTATTATGGCGGCTTCTGCCCTGCTGGCCCTGCTTATTCAGGTAGTAGGCCGCCGCATCATGGGGCAGCCCGTAGCGGTGGCTGAAGACGCTGCCGTACTGGTGCATTAA
- the rpiB gene encoding ribose 5-phosphate isomerase B, whose amino-acid sequence MSNRIAIGSDHAGFEYKQMLGQWLRDNGYDVQDFGTHSPASVDYPDFVHPLASAITRGEFERGILVCGSANGVCITANKHQGIRAAIAWEEELATLARQHNDANIICIPARFISEETARGIVSQFLNTAFEGGRHQTRVDKISC is encoded by the coding sequence ATGAGTAACCGGATTGCTATCGGCTCCGACCACGCCGGCTTCGAGTATAAGCAGATGCTAGGCCAGTGGCTGCGCGATAATGGCTACGACGTGCAGGACTTCGGCACCCATTCTCCCGCCTCCGTCGATTATCCTGACTTTGTGCATCCGCTGGCTTCAGCCATCACGCGTGGTGAGTTCGAGCGCGGCATTTTGGTGTGCGGCTCCGCTAACGGCGTGTGTATCACGGCCAACAAGCACCAGGGAATTCGGGCCGCCATTGCCTGGGAAGAAGAACTGGCCACCCTGGCCCGCCAGCACAACGACGCCAATATCATCTGCATTCCGGCCCGTTTTATCAGTGAGGAAACCGCCCGCGGCATCGTAAGCCAGTTCCTAAACACCGCCTTTGAAGGCGGCCGCCACCAAACCAGAGTAGACAAAATCAGCTGCTAA
- a CDS encoding serine hydroxymethyltransferase: protein METQATTLALDTAVFDLIQKEKERQTHGIELIASENYVSEQVMRAQGSILTNKYAEGLPGKRYYGGCEIVDQIEQLAIDRAKELFGVEWVNVQPHSGAQANAAVMLAILNPGDKILGFDLSHGGHLTHGSSVNFSGKLYKPSFYGVEPETGLIDWEKVKETARREQPKLIICGASAYSRDWDYKALREAADEVGALLLADISHPSGLIAKGLLNNPFHHCHIVTTTTHKTLRGPRGGLIMLGKDFENPFGLKTPKGELRMMSALLDSGVFPGTQGGPLEHVIGAKAVAFGEALSDAYTDYTHQVIKNAQALAGAFVERGYQIISGGTDNHLMLIDLRSKGLTGKLAENTLIKADITINKNMVPFDDKSPFVTSGMRIGSAAVTTRGLREPDMVRIVEFIDEVLTHNADDARLARIKGQVQEWMQQYPLFA from the coding sequence ATGGAAACGCAAGCCACCACCCTCGCCCTTGACACCGCCGTCTTCGACCTGATTCAGAAGGAGAAAGAGCGGCAAACCCACGGTATAGAATTGATTGCTTCGGAAAACTATGTTTCGGAGCAAGTGATGCGGGCGCAAGGCTCCATCCTCACCAACAAATACGCCGAGGGCCTGCCCGGCAAGCGCTACTACGGTGGCTGCGAAATTGTGGACCAGATTGAGCAGCTGGCCATTGACCGCGCCAAGGAGCTGTTTGGCGTGGAGTGGGTGAACGTGCAGCCGCACTCCGGCGCCCAGGCCAACGCGGCCGTAATGCTGGCCATCCTCAACCCCGGCGACAAAATTCTCGGTTTCGACCTGAGCCACGGCGGCCACCTCACCCACGGCTCGTCGGTGAACTTCTCGGGCAAGCTGTATAAGCCTTCCTTCTATGGTGTGGAGCCCGAAACCGGCCTCATCGATTGGGAGAAAGTAAAGGAAACTGCCCGCCGCGAGCAGCCCAAGCTTATCATCTGCGGTGCCTCGGCTTACTCCCGCGACTGGGACTACAAAGCCCTGCGCGAAGCCGCCGACGAAGTAGGTGCCCTGTTGCTGGCCGATATTTCGCACCCTTCCGGCCTCATTGCCAAGGGCTTGCTGAACAATCCCTTCCATCACTGTCACATCGTAACCACTACCACCCACAAAACCCTGCGCGGCCCCCGGGGCGGCCTGATTATGCTGGGTAAAGACTTCGAGAACCCCTTTGGTCTGAAAACCCCAAAAGGTGAGCTGCGCATGATGTCGGCCCTGCTGGACTCGGGCGTATTCCCTGGCACCCAGGGTGGCCCGCTGGAACACGTTATCGGCGCAAAAGCCGTGGCTTTCGGTGAAGCTCTCAGCGACGCGTATACTGACTATACCCACCAGGTTATCAAGAATGCGCAGGCCCTGGCCGGTGCGTTTGTGGAGCGCGGCTACCAGATTATTTCTGGCGGCACCGATAACCACCTGATGTTGATTGACCTGCGCAGCAAAGGCCTCACGGGCAAGCTCGCCGAGAACACGCTCATCAAGGCCGACATCACCATCAACAAAAACATGGTGCCCTTCGATGATAAGTCGCCCTTCGTGACCAGCGGCATGCGCATCGGCTCGGCCGCCGTTACCACGCGTGGTCTACGGGAGCCCGACATGGTGCGCATTGTGGAGTTCATCGACGAGGTGCTCACCCACAACGCCGATGACGCCCGTCTGGCTCGCATAAAGGGCCAAGTGCAAGAGTGGATGCAGCAGTATCCGCTTTTCGCGTAA